AACTAATATAAAAGCAAACTATGTATATAAAGGAATAAAAACTATACCTCCACTAAAAGGTAAAGTAATTAAATATTTTGGAAGCTACATTGACCCAATTTATAAAATTAAGATATATAACGACTCAATAACTATAAAGCCATATCAAAAAAATGCAATTGTTAGAAGTATTATGCCAGGAAAGGTAGTATATATAGGTCAAAATGATGATAAAAAAATAATTGTAATAAAACATAAAAATAACATTTTTAGTATTTACGCAAACTTAAACAAAGTCTCTCCACTAATAAAAAAAGGAAAATATGTAAAAAGAGGTCAAATAATAGCAAGAGTAGAAGATTCTCTTGAATTTGAAGTAACATATAAAGAAAAACCTATAAATCCTCTTAAAGTTATTAGATTAAGATAATTTTGGTAAAATACGATTTTAAAAAGGGTCTTAAAATGAAAAGAAAAGAAAATAGAATTTTAATAAAATTCTCAGGAGAAGCCCTTGCAGGTGATAGTGGATTTGGGATTGATACTAAAACTTTAAAATATTTAGCAGATGAAATAAAATTTGTAATAAATGAAGGTTTTGAAGTAGCAGTTGTTATTGGTGGAGGAAACTTCATAAGAGGTGTATCTGCTGCAAAAGATGGAATTATTAAGCGTACAAGCGGTGATTATATGGGAATGCTTGCAACTGTAATCAATGCAGTTGCAATGCAAGAAGCATTAGAAAATGATGGAATACCTGTTAGAGTACAAAGTGCTATAAAAATGGAAGAGATTGCTGAAAATTTTATAGTAAGAAGAGCAATTAGACACCTTGAAAAAGGAAGAGTTGTTATATTTGCAGCAGGTACTGGTAATCCATTTTTTACTACCGATACAGCAGGAGTCCTTAGAGCGAGTGAAATTGGAGCAAGTGCTATTATTAAAGCTACAAAAGTTGATGGAATATATAATAAAGACCCTAAAAAATTTGAGGATGCTAAACTCTTAAAAGAGATAAGCTATGAAGATGCACTAAAAGAAAATATAAAAGTTATGGATGATACAGCAATTGCTTTAGCAAGAGAAAACAAACTTCCTATAATTGTATGTAATATGTTTAAAAAAGGAAATTTATTAAAAATTCTAAAAAAAGACCCTGATGCAAAATATTCAATCGTAAAGGAGAAATAATGAGAATTGAACAAATAAACGCAAAAGCATTAGAGAGAGTTGATTATGATAGATATTTATTAAGTCAAGCAGTAGCAAAAAGAGTAAATCAATTATTAAATGGAGAAAAACCATTAATTGAACTTCCAAAGAAAAATATGCAACCAACAGAAATTGCAATTTTAGAAATTGCAGAAGGTTTAATTAAGGTAAAAGAAATTTGAATAAAAATTTTAATGAATTAATAGAAAAAGTAAAAAAAACTCACACTACACAAGAAGCTAAAGAGCTTCTTTTAGCACAAGCTAATACCCCAAAAATTCAAAAAGCAATTGATTTTGCCATAAAAGCCCATAATGGACAGAAAAGAAAAAGTGGTGAAGATTATGTTGTACATCCTCTTTTAGTTGCTACAATTACAAGTTTTTTTAATGATAATGAAAATGTAATTACTGCTGCAATTCTTCATGATGTAGTAGAAGATACTGAATATTCAATCGAATATATTCAAAAAGAATTTCAAGAAGAAGTAGCTAATTTAGTAGAAGGATTAACTAAAATTGTATCAATTAGAGATAATTCTTTAGTTCCATCTAATTCAAATGAAAAATTAGCAAAATCAGCCCTAACTTTTAGAAAAATGCTTCTTTCATCCATAAAAGATATAAGAGTTTTAGTTATAAAACTTTGTGATAGACTTCATAATATGTTAACTCTTGAAGCACTTCCTCCTCATAAACAAAAAAGAATTGCAGAAGAGACACTTGTTGTTTATACGCCAATAGCCCATAGACTTGGAATTGCAACTTTAAAAAATATTTTAGAAGATTTAGCTTTTAAATACCTTCTTCCAGAAGAATATAAAAAAATAGATGAATATATACAAAAACACAAAAATATTTTTCAAATAAAACTAAATGAATTTATACAAACAATTGAAACATTTTTATTAGAAAATGGTTTTAAAGAAGAAGATTTTGAAATTAAAAGTAGAATAAAGCATTATTACTCTATTTTTCTTAAAATGCAAAGAAAAGGAATTTCGATTGAAGAAGTTTTAGACTTACTTGCTGTAAGAGTTATAGTTAAAAATCCAATTGATTGTTATAAAACTCTTGGAATAGTCCATCTAAATTTTAGACCTCTAATTAGTAGATTTAAAGACTATATTGCAATTCCAAAAGAAAATGGTTATCAAACAATTCATACAACAGTTTATAATAAAAATTCAATTATTGAAGTTCAAATTAGAACATTTGATATGGATAAAAATGCAGAATTTGGAATTGCTGCTCATTGGAAATATAAGTTAAACTCAGCCTCTCCTAATCTTAAATGGATTGAAGATATGAAGTTTGATGAAGATATTGAAGATTTTTATGAACTTGCAAAAAATGACCTTTTTAGCGAAGATATTGTAGTTTACTCTCCTAAATTTGATACTTTTACTCTTCCACTTAATGCAACAGCTCTTGATTTTGCATATGCAGTTCATACTGATATTGGAAATAGAGCCATCGAAGCATATGTGAACAAAGAAAAAGTATCACTCCTTCACCCTCTAAAAACAGGAGATATTGTTAAAATAAAAACAGGTGATAAAGAAATTCCAAGATGTAGTTGGATTAATGCTCTAAAAACAAGTAAAGCTAAATATGAACAAAAAAAACTATGTAGAATCAAAGAAAAAGAAATAAATAGAAACCTTGCAATAGCAATTCTCTCAACAATTTTTGGATTAGAAAAACAAAAAATAAGAGCATTAGTAAAAGTAAATAATTTATGTGAAAATATCGAAAAAATTGTTGATGATTTAAACTTTTTAAAAGAAGTAGTTAGAAAAATTTATAAAACAATTAAGCAAAAAAATCTTCTATATTTTAAAAACATTAATTTAAAAGAGTATATCTTTGGCAATATAAAAGTATTATCTAATAAACCAATAAATAGTATAAGATTTAATTATTGTTGTCATCCAAAAGAAGGGGATAAAATTTTAGGCATATTAGAAAAAAAAGAAGTTGAAATTCATCATAGATTTTGTAATAATGCCGAAGAAAAAATTAAAAATGCTGTTTTTGTTGAGTGGCTTAAAAATACTCAAAATAGATTCTTCCTTGTTGTAATGTTACAAAACAAAAAAGGAGAATTAGCAAAATTTGTTAATTTCTTAACAAAAAATAATATATTTATTCACACCATTGAACTTGGAAAAGAGTCAAACAATTGTACTCTTGAAATTGAATTTGATTCAAAAAATTATAATACATTAAAAGAAAAAATTGCTAAAAATTATAAAATAATAGAATTTATACCAAAAAAGGATGCTTATAATGGATAATAAAAAAACAAAATTACAAAAACATCCAAAATTAGATGAGGCAATTGCTGAAATTAAAAGAGGGAGCAATGAAATTATTGGACTTGAAAAAATAGAAGAATTAGTTAATAAATTCTTACATACAGGTGAAAGATTTACTATAAAAGCAGGATTTGACCCAACTGCACCTGATTTACATTTAGGTCATACAGTGTTGCTTCAAAAACTTAAAACTTTTCAAAAATATGGTGCAAAAGTTCAATTTCTAATAGGAGATTTTACTGCACAAATTGGGGACCCAACAGGGAAAAGTGCAACTCGTAAAATGCTAACTCCTGAGGAAGTTAAACAAAATGCTAAAACATATGAAGCCCAAGTTTTTAAAATATTAGACAAAGATTTAACAGATGTTGTTTTTAACTCAACTTGGCTAAATAAACTTGGAGCAACAGGAATAGTAGAACTTACTACTACTTATACAGTTGCAAGAATGTTAGAGCGTGATGACTTTGAAAAAAGATTTAAATCTCAAACTCCTATTGCTATTAGTGAATTTATCTATCCCCTACTTCAAGGATATGATAGTGTAGCTCTAAAAAGTGATATAGAAATTGGTGGGACTGACCAAAAATTTAATTTACTTATGGGAAGACATCTTCAAAAAGTTTATAATATAGGAAAAGAACAAAGTGTTATAATGATGCCACTTCTTGTTGGGCTTGATGGTGTTAATAAAATGAGTAAATCTCTTGGAAATTATATTGGTATTACAGAAGATGCTAATACAATTTTTGCAAAAGTTATGTCAATTTCTGATGAACTTATGTGGGATTGGTATGAGTTATTAAGTGATAAATCAATAGAAGAGATAAAAGAACTTAAAGAACAAGTAAAAAATGGTCTTAATCCAAAAGTTGTAAAAGAGATGCTTGCAATAGAAATTGTAGATAGATTTCATGGAAAAGACACAGGAGAAAAAGCAAAAGAGCATTTTGATAAAGTTCATAAACAAAATCAAATTCCTGATGATATAGAAGAGTTTGAAATTGAACCTCAAAATATTGTAGATGCATTAGTTACTACAAAACTTGCTAATTCTAAAAGTGAAGCAAGAAGACATATAAAAGGCGGGGCTGTAAGAATTAATCAAGAAAAAATATCTTCACAAGATATTAATTTAGAAAAAGACAAAGAATATATTTTACAAATTGGAAAAAGAAAATTTGCAAAAGTGAGAGTAAAATGAATTTAAAACCTTTAAAAATAGGAAAATGGGAAATCAAATATCCAATAATTCAAGGAGGAATGGGACTTGGAATTAGTTGGGATAAATTAGCTGGAAATGTAAGCAAAGAAGGATGTCTTGGTGTAATTAGTGCAGTTGGTACTGGTTATTATGAAAAAGAAAGTTATGTTAGACAAAAAGTCGAAGGTAGACCGCTAACTGAAAAAGAGTTTTATAATCGCGATGCATTAATTAAAATTTTTGAAAATGCAAGAAAAATATGCGGAGAGGCTCCTCTTGGATGTAATGTATTATATGCTATTAATGATTATGGAAGAGTTGTAAGAGATGCATGTGAAGCTGGGGCTAATATTATAATTACAGGAGCTGGGCTTCCTACTGATATGCCTGAATTTACAAAAGATTTTCCAGATGTTGCATTAGTACCTATTGTATCAACAGGAAGAGCATTTAAATTAATAGCAAGAAGATGGGAAAAAAGATATGGAAGAATTCCTGATGCTGTTATAGTGGAAGGGCCTCTAAGTGGTGGTCATCAAGGCTTTAAATATGAAGATTGCTTTAAAGAAGAAAATCAACTTGAAAATTTAATTCCTGATGTAAGAGAAGAAGTTAATAGATGGGATAAAAATATCCCTGTAATTGCAGCTGGGGGAATTTGGGATAGAAAAGATATTGAAAAATTCCTTTCACTTGGAGCTAATGGTGTTCAGATGGGTACAAGATTTGCTTTAACTTACGAATGTGATGCAAGTGATAATTTTAAACAAGTTTTATTAAATGCAAAAAAAGACGATATTATTTTAATGAAATCTCCTGTTGGATACCCTGCAAGAGGAGTTAGAACTAAACTTATTCAAAAAGTAGAAAAAAAAGAGGGGCCAAAAGTGAAATGTATATCAAATTGTGTAGCTCCTTGCCATAGAGGAGAAGAAGCAAGAAAAGTTGGATATTGTATTGCTGATAGACTTGCTGATGCTTATTTAGGAGATACAGAAAATGGTCTATTTTTTAGCGGAGCATATGGATACAAGGCAGATAAATTAATGCATGTAAAAGATTTAATAAAAGAGTTAGTTGAAGAATGAAAAAATTAATTCTTCTTTTCTTTACTATTTTTTTATTTGGATGTAATACAAAATCGTATAATACTGCATATAATGATTATTATAAAAATCAACAACTGTACATCAATGCACTTTTAAATAACGATAAAAAAACTCAAATTAAAGCATTAAAGGAATTAATAGAATGTGGAGAATATCTAAATTTTGACATTTCAACTTATAAGAAAAAATACCAATCACTAATAAAAACATCTCAAAAAAAAGTTAAAAAAACAAGTTATTTTAGTAAATATATAAAAATACACTCTACTAATCCTCTAAAAATTACAATACCTTCTAACAATATTAAACATTTTGTAATCAAAAGAAAAAATATTTATAAAGAAGTTATTGATATAAAAAATGCAATAACTCCAAAATTCATAAAAAGAAAAATTGGAAACATAACTTTAAAAATCGCTCAATTTAATAAAAATACTGTAAGAATTGTATATTCATCTAACAAGCCTTTTTACTTTAAATATGAAATTAAAAATAATAAACTTTATACATATTTGTACCCAAAAACAACCTTAACTAAAAAAACTAATTATAAAAAAACAGTATTTAATAGAAAAAAAGTTATTGTAATTGACCCAGGTCATGGAGGCAAAGATAGTGGAGGAATTGGTATAGGAAATAGATATGAAAAGTACGCTGTTTTAAATATTGCAAAAAAACTTGCCAATATTTTAAAAAGAAAAGGATATATAGTATATCTTACAAGAAAAAGTGATTACTTTATTCCTCTAAAAAAAAGAACCCATTATGCAAACTTAAAAAAAGCTAATTTATTTATTTCACTTCATTGTAATATAGCTCCAAAACATATAACATCTCCACGAGGAATAGAAACATATTACCTCTCTCCAACAAGAAATGAAAGAGCAATTGAAGTTGCACGATTAGAAAATAAAGAAATAGCTAAATTAAATTATCTTGACCAAAGAGTAATTTTAAATTTTTTAAATAAAGATAGAATAATATCTTCTCAAAAATTTGGAATTGATGTTCAAAATAACATAATAAATACTTTAAGAAAAAAATATAAATATATCAAAAATGGAGGAGTAAGACCTGCTCCTTTTTGGGTATTAGTTGGGACTCAAATGCCAGCAATTTTAATAGAACTTGGCTATTTAACAAATCCTCTTGAAGTAAAAAGACTTTTTAATCCAACATATCAATACTATTTAGCAAAAGGGATAGCAAAAGGAGTAGATTCTTATTTTAAAAAGAATCCTTAACCTATTAATTCAAATTCCTCTTTTTCAAAATTATAATTATAAACTTCTCCTGTTTCTATTATATAATACCAACCATATATATTAAGTTCTTCTTTCTCAAATTTATCTTTTACAAAATCATACGTTAATAAATTTTCTATTTGAGCCAAAATATTTAACTGCTCTATCTCCCACTCCCTTAATCCCTCATCTTTTATATCTTTAACTTTTTCTTTTAGAGGTCTTATTATATCAAGCCATCTATTTACAAAAGGTAGTTTTTCTAATTTTTCTTTTGAATAAAAAAGTGCTTTTAATCCTCCACAATTACTATGACCACAAATTACTATATTTTTTACATTTAAATATTTAACTGCATATTCAACAGCTGATGCTGTACACTTATATGTACCATCATTAATATTGCAAGGTGGTATAACATTTGCAATATTTCTAACTACAAATAACTCTCCTGGAAGCGTTTTGGTAATTAAATTCGGAATCACTCTACTATCACTACATCCAATAAAAAAAGTATGTGGTTTTTGTCCTTTTTTTAATTCTTTAAATAGTTCTTTATGTGATTCATAATCTTCTTGTTTAAAATGAATAACACCTTTAAATATTTTCTCCATTTTCCATCCTTTCTATTAATTTTAATATATTTTTAAACACTTTATCTACTGAACTAATTTTAACTCTCTCTCGAATAGTATGAGGATTTTCTATTTTAGGTCCATATGAAGCAAATTTTACCTCAGGAAATTTTTCTTTTAACACTCCACATTCAAGACCTGCATGAACTACATACGGCATAGTATTCGTAACTTCTATAATAGTTTTTGTAAATTCATTCATCTCAGGTGCCCATGCTGGATATTCATCTTCAAAAATAACCTCAGCTCCTTTTGTTTTTGATAGTAAATACTCTTTAACTTCTTTTAATTTTTCATTTGTATTAGCTCTAAGAGAAAAAACACTCTCAAATCCATCAATTAAAGCAAAATTTATAGATTTACTTGGGACTTTATATTCAAAATCATACTCAATCACTCCATGCGGCAATTCTTTTAAAAAATGGATATATTTATCATCATAAACTTCAATTTCTTCATTTCCACCAAAAACCTCTTCACTAAAAACTTTAACAGGGATAGAGTTTCTTCTCTCTCCTCCTTTTATATAAGTTGTATTTTTAACTCTTTTTAATAACTCAACTATTGCATTTGGAATATTTTTATCTATATCAATTCCACTATGCCCTCCTGGAAGTTTATCAATTATAATCTCACCCTTAACCCCATAAACTTTTTTAAAACTCTCAGGATAAATAACCCTTGCATCAACTCCACCTGCTGAGCCAATTATAACAATTCTATCATCCTCGCTATCAAGATTTAATAAATATTTTGATTTAATATTGAGGTCTAAATTCTTAGCTCCAATAAGACCAATTTCTTCATCATTTGTAAAAAGAAACTCTAAATTTTTATTTTGTGAGATTAAATAAAGCATAATTGCAACACCTATTCCATTATCAGCCCCAAGTGAAGAATTTTTAGCCCTTAAATAATCACCATCTCTTATAATTTCAATATTAGAATTCCCAACACATACCATATCAATATGAGATTGTAAACAAAGTAGAGGATTTTTAGAAGTTACTAAGATATTTCCAGCTTTATCTGTTTTTATTTCATAATTAAAATTTTTTGTAAACGAAATTATAAACTCTCTAATCTCCTGAGTTTTTCCACTACAATGAGGAATTTTGGTAATTTTTTCAAAAATATTTAATATCTCATTTAGCATATTTATCCTTTGATATAATTTCAATAAAAAGAGGTTAAATGAAATTTATATTCTTAATAATACCACTTTTTTTTATAGGATGTGTCACAAAACAAGGAATTTCATATAAATATTATCCAGAATGTGAAGAAAATTATGGATTATATGGGACATATTATTATGATTGTAAAGATATGCTAATAAAATTTAAAAAAAATAAAAAGAAAATCTGTTTGGAGTGTAATTAATGAATATAGAAGAAATTTTAAAAGAAAGAGAAGAGTGGTTTAAATGGAAAAATATCGCCCCAATTGTTACTCAGTTAAATAATTTAAAACTAAAAATGAAAAATTGGAAAATAGATTCATTTTTTTTAAATGACACAATAGAGATAAACTTATCAAATTATGATAAAGATTTTTTATTAAATACAGCCAAAATGCTAAAACCTTGGAGAAAAGGACCTTTTAAAGTAGGAGATATTTTTATAGATAGTGAGTGGAAAAGTTATATTAAATGGAATACCCTAATTCCTTTTTTAGATTTAGAAAACAAAGATATTTTAGATGTTGGATGTAACAATGGATATTATATGTTTAGAATGCTTGAAATGGACCCAAAAAGTATTACTGGATTTGACCCAAGTGCTTTATTTAATTTGCAATTTGAATTTATAAATAGTTTTATTAACAGTAAAATTAAAATTGAATATAAACTACTTGGAGTTGAACATATTCCTTATTATCATAAAAAGTTTGATGTAATTTTTTGTATGGGAGTATTATATCATCGAAAAGACCCAATTGATATGTTAAAAACTCTAAAAGCTGGACTTAAAAAAGGTGGAGAAGTAATACTTGATACCTTAATAATTGAAGGAAATGAAGAAGTAGCCCTCTCACCTCTTAGATATGCAAAAATGAAAAATGTATATTTTATTCCTACTTTAAAAACTCTGTATAACTGGATAAAAAGAGCTAATTTTAGTGATGTAAAGTTTATTGGAAAAAGATATACAACTACAAATGAACAACGAAAAACTGACTGGATTGAAGGCGAAAGTTTAGAGAGTTTTCTAAATAAAACTCAAACTAAAACAATTGAGGGGTACGACCCACCTCTTCGATGTTATCTAAAACTAAAAAATTAATTTTCAGGTGATGCATTAAACATAAAATAATATACAAGTGCAATAAATACTACAGTAATACCAAATGATGTCCAAAGAATTGAAGTATAATCCATTTTTTCTCCTTTTTTAATTAGATATAGTAAAATTATATACAAAAAAGGAAATAGATGTCAAAACACCTAACTCACACAAAAGATTTAAGTAAGAATGAAATAGTAACTATTTTTAAATATGCAAAAGAATTTTTAGATGAAAAAAAGAGAGATGATTTAAGAGGAAAACTTATTATTAATATTTTTTTTGAAAACTCTACTCGCACAAGAAGTAGTTTTGAAATTGCAGCAAAAAGACTTAGTGCAGATGTAGTGAATTTAGATGTAAATAGAAGCTCTACTGCAAAAGGTGAGACTCTTTTTGATACTGCTGCTAATCTTGATGCAATGGGTCCTGATACTATAATTGTTAGACATAACCGCTCAGGAGTTCCAAAAATACTCTCTAAATATGTTAAATGCTCAATTATAAATGCAGGAGATGGAGCCCATCAACACCCAACCCAAGGACTTCTTGATTTATTTACTCTACTTCAAAAATTTAAAACCTTAGAAGGAAAAACAATAGCAATTGTAGGAGACATTAGAAATAGTAGAGTTGCAAATTCTGATATTGAACTTTTTACACGTTTTGGTGCAAATGTAATTTTAGTAGGTCCTCCTCAATTTCTACCAAAAACAACACTACCTACAACTTATAATCTAAAAGAAGCAATAAACCATTCTGATGCAATAATTTCACTTAGAACTCAAACCGAAAGACATAAAACCCCAACTTTTGCTTCTCTAAAAGATTATGCAGAAAACTTTAAAATTACAAAAGAAGTAATTAAAGATAAAGATATTTTAATAATGCATCCAGGACCAGTCCATAGAAATATAGATATTGATGATGAAGTTTTAGAAGATGAAAGATGTTTAGTATTAAATCAGGTTAAAAATGGTGTTGCAGTTAGAATGGGAATACTTAAATTTTTAATTGAGAATTAAGAATGGAAAATGGAGAATTAAAGTTTTTTTTATTTGATTTTGATGGAAACTATTTTATAGATTATGTGAAAAACTTAAAAAATATTTATTTTCAAACTCCTTCTTTTTCTTTACTTCCTACCAAAAACTATAAAAAAAAGAGATGTAAAATCACAAAAATTTCTCCTCCAAAATTTAAAGACTATAAAAAAGCTTTTTTTGAAGTAATAGAAGAGATAAAAAATGGAAATACTTATCTTTTAAACTTAACATTTCAATCAAAAATAGAGCTTAATTGTGATTTAATTGATGTTTTTAACAATTCAAATGCTCTTTTTAAATTATATTTTAAAGATAAATTTGTATGTTTTTCTCCTGAGCGGTTTGTAAAAATAAAAAATAATAAAATATATACTTACCCTATGAAAGGTACGATTGATGCTACTATTCCTAACTCAAAAGAAAAAATTCTATCTAATATAAAAGAAATGGCTGAACATACAATGGTTGTAGATTTACTAAGAAATGATTTAGGAATAATAGGAAGAGATGTAAAAGTAAATAAATTTAGATATATAGATAAAATAAAAGCTCAAAATAAAGAAATATTGCAAGTTAGTAGTGAAATAGAAGCAACCCTACCTAAAAATTGGAATAAAAATTATATAAATTTAATTAAAAAAATGCTTCCAGCTGGAAGCATTAGTGGAACTCCAAAGAAAAAAACTGTTGAAATTATAAAAAGAGTAGAAAACTACAAAAGAGGATTTTATACAGGTATTTTTGGAATTACAGATGAGAAAACATTTCTTGATAGTGCAGTAATAATTAGATATATTGAAAAACCTAAACAATTTTCTACTTTTCATTTTCCATTTTACATTTATAAAAGTGGTGGAGGAATTACAATTGATAGTAATTTAAAAGAGGAATATAAAGAGTTAATTCAAAAAATTTATATACCTATTCAATAATAATTCTATCTCTACCCTCTTTTTTTGCTTTATATAATCTTTCATCTGCAATTTTTATCATTTCAGGTAAACTACTTCCTTCATCAGAAATTCCCGCTGAAAAGGTATAATTATAATCACATTCTTGTAATCTTCTTTTTATTTTTAACAAAATTATTAAAGCTTCTTTTTTTGTAGTATTTGGAAAAAATATTAAAAACTCTTCACCACCATATCTAATTACAATATCACTTTTTCTAACTACACTTTTTATCGTTTTAGCAAAATGCTCTAAAATTTTATCTCCATATTGATGTCCATATGTATCATTTATTTTTTTAAAAAAATCAATATCAAGCATAGCAATAGTTTTATTTTCATATAAATTAAAAACTTTTTCTAAGTGATGTTCGAGATAATATCGATTATAAACATTAGTTAAACTATCAATTTGTAATTTTTTATTTACTTTTTTATATGAATCATATAAATCTAAAATATTATGAATTCTCAAAACTAATTCATCCTTTAAAAATGGTTTTTTTAAAAAATCATTCGCTCCTAATTTTAAAGATTTTATAAACTCTTTTTTCTCATCTTGTGAAGAGATTACAATAATTGGCAATTCACTCATTGTATATTTTTTTCTAATATGTTTAATTAAATCATTACCATTCAAATTTGGCATTAATAAATCTGTTATTACAATATCTATTTGATTTTTTTGCAAAAGTTTTATAGCATATTCACCATCATGTGCTTCTATAACATTAAATTTTAATTTTGACAAAATATTTGTTATATGTTTTCTAATTAATAATGAATCATCTACAACTAATACATATATATTTTTATTTTTTATAATTCTTTTTATAAACTTAACTAAATAATCGAGCATAGAATGGTCTTCTTTTAAAATAAACTCTAACACATTATTTCTAATAAAATCACTTACATTTTCATATTTAGTTAAAACTATTACATCTTTTTTTTGAGATATTAATTGTTTAATATGTTCTCCATTTGGAGCATCTTCTAAATTATAATCACAGATATATAAATCATAATTTTTTTGCTGATTTTTTAATTCAGAAAAAGAAGAAATTATTTTACAATTGACAAATAGAAGATTCTTCTCGAGATAATATTTAATAGCTTTTTGATAAGTTTTATTATCTTCAATTATTAGTATATCCAAAATTAACTCTTAAAAAAAGAAGGAAGAAAATTAGCAAGAGTAAGTAGTAATAAATTCATATGGATGAGGTCTTCCTTCAACTGGAATTATTTCTGTTTCATATTTATAATCAATATATGTTTTTAAGAAATTATCACTAAATACTCTACTTCCATCTTTTAGAGTTGCTTTTAAGAAGCTATCCTCTTTTTTAAGTTCATCTTCCACAGCATAAATAGCTTCTCTTAGAGTTGCTGGAAGTGTTCTAATTCCTCTTTGTTTAATTTCATCAAGGCTTAATTCAAATAAATCTTCATTTAATGGTTCTTTTGCTGCTTCATAAATTTCAGCATTATTTTTGATACCCCAAAGACCTGCAAGTAACA
This Caminibacter mediatlanticus TB-2 DNA region includes the following protein-coding sequences:
- a CDS encoding aspartate carbamoyltransferase catalytic subunit; this encodes MSKHLTHTKDLSKNEIVTIFKYAKEFLDEKKRDDLRGKLIINIFFENSTRTRSSFEIAAKRLSADVVNLDVNRSSTAKGETLFDTAANLDAMGPDTIIVRHNRSGVPKILSKYVKCSIINAGDGAHQHPTQGLLDLFTLLQKFKTLEGKTIAIVGDIRNSRVANSDIELFTRFGANVILVGPPQFLPKTTLPTTYNLKEAINHSDAIISLRTQTERHKTPTFASLKDYAENFKITKEVIKDKDILIMHPGPVHRNIDIDDEVLEDERCLVLNQVKNGVAVRMGILKFLIEN
- a CDS encoding M20/M25/M40 family metallo-hydrolase, whose translation is MLNEILNIFEKITKIPHCSGKTQEIREFIISFTKNFNYEIKTDKAGNILVTSKNPLLCLQSHIDMVCVGNSNIEIIRDGDYLRAKNSSLGADNGIGVAIMLYLISQNKNLEFLFTNDEEIGLIGAKNLDLNIKSKYLLNLDSEDDRIVIIGSAGGVDARVIYPESFKKVYGVKGEIIIDKLPGGHSGIDIDKNIPNAIVELLKRVKNTTYIKGGERRNSIPVKVFSEEVFGGNEEIEVYDDKYIHFLKELPHGVIEYDFEYKVPSKSINFALIDGFESVFSLRANTNEKLKEVKEYLLSKTKGAEVIFEDEYPAWAPEMNEFTKTIIEVTNTMPYVVHAGLECGVLKEKFPEVKFASYGPKIENPHTIRERVKISSVDKVFKNILKLIERMENGENI
- the cmoB gene encoding tRNA 5-methoxyuridine(34)/uridine 5-oxyacetic acid(34) synthase CmoB, whose protein sequence is MNIEEILKEREEWFKWKNIAPIVTQLNNLKLKMKNWKIDSFFLNDTIEINLSNYDKDFLLNTAKMLKPWRKGPFKVGDIFIDSEWKSYIKWNTLIPFLDLENKDILDVGCNNGYYMFRMLEMDPKSITGFDPSALFNLQFEFINSFINSKIKIEYKLLGVEHIPYYHKKFDVIFCMGVLYHRKDPIDMLKTLKAGLKKGGEVILDTLIIEGNEEVALSPLRYAKMKNVYFIPTLKTLYNWIKRANFSDVKFIGKRYTTTNEQRKTDWIEGESLESFLNKTQTKTIEGYDPPLRCYLKLKN
- a CDS encoding GGDEF domain-containing response regulator, encoding MDILIIEDNKTYQKAIKYYLEKNLLFVNCKIISSFSELKNQQKNYDLYICDYNLEDAPNGEHIKQLISQKKDVIVLTKYENVSDFIRNNVLEFILKEDHSMLDYLVKFIKRIIKNKNIYVLVVDDSLLIRKHITNILSKLKFNVIEAHDGEYAIKLLQKNQIDIVITDLLMPNLNGNDLIKHIRKKYTMSELPIIVISSQDEKKEFIKSLKLGANDFLKKPFLKDELVLRIHNILDLYDSYKKVNKKLQIDSLTNVYNRYYLEHHLEKVFNLYENKTIAMLDIDFFKKINDTYGHQYGDKILEHFAKTIKSVVRKSDIVIRYGGEEFLIFFPNTTKKEALIILLKIKRRLQECDYNYTFSAGISDEGSSLPEMIKIADERLYKAKKEGRDRIIIE
- a CDS encoding carbonic anhydrase, with amino-acid sequence MEKIFKGVIHFKQEDYESHKELFKELKKGQKPHTFFIGCSDSRVIPNLITKTLPGELFVVRNIANVIPPCNINDGTYKCTASAVEYAVKYLNVKNIVICGHSNCGGLKALFYSKEKLEKLPFVNRWLDIIRPLKEKVKDIKDEGLREWEIEQLNILAQIENLLTYDFVKDKFEKEELNIYGWYYIIETGEVYNYNFEKEEFELIG
- a CDS encoding aminodeoxychorismate synthase component I; the protein is MENGELKFFLFDFDGNYFIDYVKNLKNIYFQTPSFSLLPTKNYKKKRCKITKISPPKFKDYKKAFFEVIEEIKNGNTYLLNLTFQSKIELNCDLIDVFNNSNALFKLYFKDKFVCFSPERFVKIKNNKIYTYPMKGTIDATIPNSKEKILSNIKEMAEHTMVVDLLRNDLGIIGRDVKVNKFRYIDKIKAQNKEILQVSSEIEATLPKNWNKNYINLIKKMLPAGSISGTPKKKTVEIIKRVENYKRGFYTGIFGITDEKTFLDSAVIIRYIEKPKQFSTFHFPFYIYKSGGGITIDSNLKEEYKELIQKIYIPIQ